In Alicyclobacillus macrosporangiidus CPP55, a single window of DNA contains:
- the hisF gene encoding imidazole glycerol phosphate synthase subunit HisF, producing the protein MLTKRIIPCFDVLDGRVVKHVGFLENRRDAGDPVALAERYCADGADELVLLDISASEEGRLATHRVVAEVAEKVNIPLTVGGGVSTVDDVRALLLAGADKVSMNTGAVRNPQLIRQSAHRFGEQCVVVAIDAKLNETMGQYEVMVKGGKVGTGMDVITWAKRAAELGAGEILLTSFRQDGTREGFDIKLTRLVAEAVNIPVIASGGAGKKEHFYKVLTEGKADAALAASVFHFAETSVGQVKAFLRQKGVPVRWTGTGTPA; encoded by the coding sequence ATGCTGACCAAGCGCATCATCCCCTGCTTTGACGTGCTCGACGGGCGTGTCGTCAAGCACGTCGGTTTTTTGGAGAACCGCCGTGACGCGGGCGATCCGGTGGCGCTCGCGGAGCGATACTGCGCAGACGGCGCGGATGAGCTGGTCTTGCTCGACATCTCCGCTTCTGAGGAGGGGCGCTTGGCCACGCACCGCGTGGTGGCGGAGGTGGCGGAGAAGGTCAACATCCCGCTCACGGTCGGCGGCGGCGTGTCGACGGTGGATGACGTGCGCGCCTTGCTGTTGGCGGGCGCGGACAAGGTGTCGATGAACACCGGTGCCGTCCGCAATCCGCAATTGATTCGCCAGTCGGCGCACCGCTTCGGCGAGCAGTGCGTGGTGGTGGCCATCGACGCCAAGCTCAACGAGACGATGGGCCAGTACGAGGTGATGGTCAAGGGCGGCAAGGTCGGCACCGGCATGGACGTCATCACCTGGGCGAAGCGGGCGGCCGAACTCGGCGCGGGCGAGATCCTGCTGACCAGCTTCCGTCAGGACGGCACCCGCGAGGGGTTCGACATCAAGCTGACGCGATTGGTGGCCGAGGCGGTGAACATTCCGGTCATCGCCAGCGGCGGCGCGGGAAAGAAGGAACATTTTTACAAAGTGCTGACCGAGGGCAAGGCGGATGCGGCCCTGGCGGCGAGCGTCTTCCACTTCGCGGAGACGTCCGTCGGCCAGGTGAAGGCCTTCCTGCGCCAAAAGGGGGTGCCGGTGCGATGGACGGGCACGGGGACACCCGCGTGA
- the hisI gene encoding phosphoribosyl-AMP cyclohydrolase, protein MDGHGDTRVMPGQEAVAPAGSKASTAGGADTAAEEAVWLDAVRYDKDTGLVPVVVQDARNGRVLMLAYANREALKRTFGTGQAWFWSRSRQSFWCKGATSGNVQRVVEVRIDCDGDAVLYRVEPAGPACHTGAASCFYRVLQHKESVIGSGPDGGGAGEPGVSDGEAAPGAEGPGTANDSSTSAEPAAGEDAGGQVLERLWRVIEQRWTERPQGSYTTYLFERGVDKVAKKVGEESAEVVIAAKNAVESAAGRAELAEESADLLYHLLALWKVAGIRPQDVFHALQKREK, encoded by the coding sequence ATGGACGGGCACGGGGACACCCGCGTGATGCCGGGGCAGGAGGCTGTGGCGCCGGCGGGATCGAAAGCATCCACGGCGGGTGGCGCCGACACGGCCGCCGAGGAAGCGGTGTGGCTCGACGCGGTGCGTTACGACAAGGACACCGGCTTGGTGCCGGTGGTAGTCCAGGATGCGCGCAACGGCCGGGTATTGATGCTGGCGTACGCCAACCGCGAGGCACTCAAGCGCACCTTCGGCACCGGACAGGCCTGGTTCTGGAGCCGGTCCCGCCAGTCGTTCTGGTGCAAGGGCGCCACCAGCGGGAACGTGCAGCGGGTGGTGGAGGTGCGGATCGACTGCGACGGCGACGCGGTCCTGTACCGGGTGGAGCCGGCGGGCCCGGCCTGTCACACGGGGGCAGCGTCGTGCTTCTACCGGGTGCTGCAGCACAAGGAGAGCGTCATTGGCTCGGGCCCGGACGGGGGCGGGGCGGGAGAACCCGGTGTGAGCGACGGCGAGGCTGCGCCCGGTGCGGAGGGCCCGGGCACGGCGAACGACAGCAGCACGAGCGCCGAACCGGCCGCGGGTGAGGATGCCGGCGGGCAGGTGTTGGAGCGGTTGTGGCGCGTGATCGAACAGCGATGGACGGAACGGCCGCAGGGATCGTACACCACGTACCTGTTCGAGCGCGGCGTCGACAAGGTGGCGAAGAAGGTCGGCGAGGAGAGCGCGGAGGTCGTGATTGCGGCGAAGAACGCGGTGGAGTCGGCCGCTGGCCGCGCGGAGCTGGCCGAGGAGAGTGCGGATCTGCTGTACCACCTGTTGGCGCTGTGGAAGGTGGCGGGGATCCGGCCGCAGGACGTGTTCCATGCATTGCAGAAGCGAGAAAAATGA
- a CDS encoding helix-turn-helix domain-containing protein has protein sequence MKQPKLRQLIHRAQNGDQEAIVQIIQRLMPLIKKYSHHNEDDEVELMLWVTQAVRRYKPNTTWGRDELRRWQERSR, from the coding sequence GTGAAGCAACCCAAGCTGAGACAATTGATCCACCGTGCGCAAAACGGCGACCAGGAAGCGATTGTTCAGATTATTCAACGTCTGATGCCACTCATCAAAAAATACAGTCACCACAACGAGGACGATGAAGTCGAGTTGATGTTGTGGGTCACGCAGGCCGTGCGCAGATATAAGCCGAACACGACCTGGGGGCGCGATGAACTCAGACGCTGGCAGGAGCGGTCGAGGTGA
- a CDS encoding RNA polymerase sigma factor has translation MARKREILRQRELLILNAPADEDGEDMLYLLAAHSDTASEAEYHVFLETALSLLTPKQRTVIIATVIQGVPEHVVAKQLGITQQAVHHLKSRALKRLRACLVAEHAPS, from the coding sequence TTGGCCAGGAAGAGAGAGATTCTGCGGCAACGGGAGCTCTTGATTCTGAATGCGCCAGCTGATGAGGACGGCGAGGACATGTTGTACCTCTTGGCGGCGCACTCCGACACCGCGTCGGAGGCCGAATACCACGTGTTCCTCGAAACCGCGCTGTCGTTGCTCACACCTAAGCAGAGAACGGTCATCATCGCCACGGTCATCCAGGGTGTGCCGGAGCACGTGGTGGCAAAACAACTGGGCATCACGCAACAAGCAGTGCACCACTTAAAATCGCGCGCCTTGAAACGACTGAGGGCCTGTCTGGTCGCCGAACACGCACCGAGTTGA
- a CDS encoding MTH1187 family thiamine-binding protein, translating to MAIVAVSIAPLGTGSTSVSTYVAETQRVLERHPNLRFRLDPMFTTIEGDLPEIFQAIQEMHEALVAMGAKRLSTVVKIDDRRDVSHSMEEKVAAVEEKTRR from the coding sequence ATGGCCATTGTGGCCGTCAGCATCGCACCCCTCGGGACGGGCAGCACCAGCGTGAGCACATACGTGGCCGAGACGCAGCGAGTCCTGGAGCGCCATCCGAATCTCCGGTTCCGCCTCGATCCGATGTTCACCACCATCGAAGGCGACCTGCCGGAGATCTTCCAGGCGATTCAGGAGATGCACGAGGCGCTGGTGGCGATGGGCGCGAAGCGGTTGTCGACGGTCGTGAAGATCGACGATCGGCGGGACGTCTCCCACTCGATGGAGGAAAAGGTGGCCGCCGTCGAGGAGAAGACGCGCCGGTGA
- a CDS encoding GNAT family N-acetyltransferase, which produces MTTQPHGRQREPERERESERELGGTVQGALLETDRLLLRPVTAVDAPSVQRLAGHPDIARTTLNIPHPYPDGAAEAWIQAANEAERAGTQYVRVMVRKDSGALVGCVALGVAQRHHRAELAYWVGRPWWNLGYASEAARRMVQFAFTDLGLHRVWAAAMPHNPASMRVMEKIGMRREGLLRQHAFKDGHFIDLVYYGIVKGDPLP; this is translated from the coding sequence GTGACCACCCAGCCGCACGGACGACAGCGAGAACCAGAACGGGAGCGGGAATCTGAGCGGGAACTTGGGGGAACCGTTCAGGGGGCCCTCCTGGAGACGGATCGCCTCCTGTTGCGCCCCGTCACCGCGGTTGACGCACCCTCCGTCCAGCGCCTGGCGGGGCACCCGGACATCGCGCGGACGACCCTTAACATCCCCCATCCCTATCCAGACGGCGCCGCAGAAGCCTGGATTCAGGCCGCGAACGAGGCCGAGCGGGCCGGCACTCAGTACGTGCGGGTGATGGTGCGCAAAGACAGCGGGGCATTGGTCGGCTGCGTGGCCTTGGGCGTGGCCCAGCGCCACCACCGGGCCGAGCTCGCCTATTGGGTCGGACGCCCCTGGTGGAATCTGGGCTACGCCAGCGAAGCCGCGCGCCGCATGGTCCAGTTCGCATTCACCGATCTCGGGTTGCACCGCGTCTGGGCGGCTGCCATGCCCCACAACCCCGCGTCGATGCGGGTCATGGAGAAGATCGGCATGCGGCGAGAAGGCCTTCTCCGCCAGCACGCGTTCAAGGACGGCCATTTCATCGACCTGGTGTACTACGGCATCGTGAAGGGCGATCCGCTCCCCTGA
- a CDS encoding 5'-3' exonuclease gives MVPADVLLIDGSSLLVRAYFGTLYGGRPRRAADGRYTNGVMGFLHMFTHALERVRPRYVAIAWDTTRDTFRRDLYPAYKAQRGELPEALLEQFETTQQVLGALGVAQHADHRYEADDILGTLAHRCQEEGWDGLVLTGDRDALQLVADGVRVCILRRGVAETDVYTPATLLETWGLTPSQIVDLKALMGDASDNIPGVPGVGEKTAKKLLAEHGTLEGVLANAEALPVRLRDRIVAHRETALLSKRLATIVTDVPLPFDLADCLLRVHLGDALEALRALELERAAERLARAATAAGAAG, from the coding sequence GTGGTCCCTGCCGATGTGCTGTTGATCGATGGCAGTTCTCTGTTGGTGCGAGCGTACTTCGGAACCCTCTATGGCGGTCGCCCGCGGCGCGCGGCCGACGGGCGGTACACCAACGGCGTGATGGGATTCCTCCACATGTTCACGCATGCGCTGGAACGGGTGCGCCCCCGCTACGTGGCGATCGCGTGGGATACCACCCGCGACACCTTCCGGCGCGACCTGTATCCGGCTTACAAAGCCCAACGGGGCGAGCTGCCGGAAGCGCTGCTGGAGCAGTTTGAGACGACGCAACAGGTTCTTGGAGCGCTCGGGGTGGCGCAGCATGCCGACCATCGGTACGAGGCCGACGACATCCTCGGAACCCTCGCCCACCGCTGTCAGGAGGAGGGGTGGGACGGCCTCGTCCTCACGGGCGATCGGGATGCCCTTCAACTGGTCGCCGACGGGGTAAGGGTGTGCATCCTGCGCCGCGGCGTCGCGGAGACGGACGTGTACACGCCAGCCACGCTCCTAGAGACGTGGGGGCTGACCCCGTCCCAAATCGTCGATCTCAAAGCCCTCATGGGCGACGCCAGCGACAACATCCCGGGGGTGCCCGGCGTCGGCGAGAAGACGGCGAAGAAGCTGCTGGCCGAACACGGGACGCTGGAGGGGGTGCTCGCGAACGCGGAGGCGTTGCCGGTTCGGCTGCGGGATCGAATCGTGGCGCACCGGGAGACCGCCCTGCTCAGCAAGCGCTTGGCGACCATCGTCACGGACGTGCCGCTGCCGTTCGATCTCGCCGACTGCCTGCTGCGCGTGCACCTCGGCGACGCCCTGGAGGCCCTTCGAGCGCTCGAACTGGAGCGGGCGGCGGAGCGCCTGGCCCGCGCCGCGACGGCGGCCGGCGCCGCCGGATGA
- a CDS encoding ECF transporter S component, with protein MQWKLRDIVVAAILSVVCGVVYMGWDFLTEVITKGWSPAAMGIVNGLWWIAAGLVAYIVRRPGAALFAEVVSAFFEFAFGSPYGTGAIISGLVQGIGAEAGLALGGWKRYGSSMMMLSGALGGVGNTLQWYFQYGGNQYGTGTILGYLVLTLVSGAVLAGLLPKWIADALNRAGTLRNFEIGRQAGSK; from the coding sequence ATGCAGTGGAAGCTGCGGGACATTGTCGTGGCGGCGATTCTGTCGGTGGTGTGCGGCGTGGTGTACATGGGCTGGGACTTTTTGACGGAGGTCATCACCAAGGGCTGGAGCCCGGCCGCGATGGGCATTGTCAACGGCCTGTGGTGGATCGCGGCGGGGCTCGTCGCGTACATCGTGCGGCGGCCGGGAGCGGCATTGTTCGCGGAAGTGGTCAGTGCCTTTTTCGAGTTCGCCTTCGGCAGCCCGTACGGGACAGGGGCCATCATCTCGGGTCTGGTGCAGGGCATCGGCGCGGAGGCGGGCCTCGCCCTCGGCGGCTGGAAGCGGTACGGCTCCAGCATGATGATGCTCTCCGGGGCGCTCGGCGGCGTCGGCAACACGCTGCAGTGGTACTTCCAGTACGGCGGCAACCAGTACGGAACGGGCACCATCCTTGGGTACCTGGTGCTGACGCTCGTCAGCGGGGCGGTGCTGGCGGGGCTGTTGCCCAAGTGGATCGCGGACGCGCTCAACCGGGCGGGCACCTTGCGCAATTTTGAGATCGGAAGGCAAGCGGGATCGAAATGA
- a CDS encoding ATP-binding cassette domain-containing protein: MTRTEVLTGPQARDAERAVFARAPEERPDEAPGTADGTVRRAERPCLLRLRGVDIAYEDGRAAVCGIDFELHQGESVLFLGPSGCGKSTVAMLCAGLMPEAVEAKVTGEVVRHPSLEAPGAVGYVFQDPDAQFCMLRVDDEIAFGLENQGLARAEMPDRIRGSLAQVGLAGQERAGHAVFSGGMKQKLAIACALAMHPRLLILDEPTANLDPLATRQVFTEIARLARAGQTLLVIEHKFDALLPWMDRVVLFDAAGRVHRAGPTAEVIREEWDWLVAEGVVAPWKARPVWLGGWPAEGPGGLSGAAQDAGTAEPAGARGAIGDATNTEARRALEPAGAPSGAGPAGSNLAEPALSIRNGRLAYGGHLVWRDVSLDVPQGAFVAIVGPNGAGKSSLLQVMAGLQRLSGGEVRLLGREMRSWRPADRVRTVSFCFQNPEYQFIYERVADELANRPVGDEVPPETRRLLEAFGLDGCAKQSPFGLSQGQKRRLSVASMLREPHDVYLLDEPTFGQDARTQQAILARLAALHREGRTVVITTHDLDLVRRYATHVAVVADGGLLYWGPPAGLWERPDVMARAHLVDDVRPLEDGDAAARTVPQGGEVPAAVSGPATTPAEPRRKGLVYRLNPPWHLVTCVIAIAIGIFAHTLPEAVAMFLWPLVLLFGAARLSPRQVIVRLSPFLIFYVLYVWTLTAYARVEPGTRTLDFLWMHLSYPGFIAGLVLAFRMLGAVCFGVLFVTATDVTDLVVGLSQTFRVPPKFAYGTLAGIRFMPLFQSEWTKLKQARQLRGKDARWRALRPVTYALPLLAQAIRMSERVAIAMEARGFRGAPADRPDGRTYYRVVPVRGLDFVYLAVVCGISITLLWCF; this comes from the coding sequence ATGACCCGGACGGAGGTCTTGACAGGGCCCCAGGCCCGGGACGCGGAACGGGCAGTGTTCGCCAGGGCGCCGGAGGAGAGGCCGGACGAGGCGCCGGGGACGGCGGATGGCACGGTGCGTCGTGCGGAACGCCCCTGCCTGCTGCGGCTGCGCGGCGTGGACATCGCGTATGAGGACGGGCGTGCGGCGGTCTGCGGGATCGACTTCGAGCTGCATCAGGGGGAGTCGGTGCTGTTTCTCGGGCCGAGCGGGTGCGGCAAGAGCACGGTGGCGATGCTGTGCGCGGGGCTGATGCCGGAGGCGGTCGAGGCCAAGGTGACGGGCGAGGTCGTGCGCCACCCGTCGCTCGAGGCGCCGGGTGCGGTGGGTTACGTCTTCCAGGACCCGGACGCGCAGTTTTGTATGCTGCGGGTGGACGACGAGATCGCGTTCGGGCTGGAGAACCAGGGGCTGGCCAGGGCGGAGATGCCGGATCGGATTCGCGGGAGCCTGGCGCAGGTGGGGCTCGCCGGGCAGGAGCGGGCCGGTCACGCGGTCTTCTCCGGCGGCATGAAGCAGAAACTGGCCATCGCCTGTGCGCTGGCGATGCACCCAAGGCTGCTGATCCTCGACGAGCCGACGGCCAACCTCGATCCGCTGGCCACCCGCCAGGTGTTCACGGAGATCGCCCGGTTGGCCCGGGCCGGACAGACGCTGCTGGTGATTGAGCACAAGTTCGACGCCCTGTTGCCCTGGATGGACCGGGTGGTGTTGTTTGACGCGGCGGGCCGGGTGCACCGGGCGGGCCCGACGGCTGAGGTGATCCGCGAAGAATGGGACTGGCTGGTCGCCGAGGGCGTCGTGGCGCCATGGAAGGCGCGCCCGGTGTGGCTGGGTGGATGGCCGGCGGAAGGGCCGGGCGGACTTTCGGGGGCTGCGCAGGATGCGGGGACTGCTGAGCCTGCGGGGGCCCGAGGGGCGATTGGGGATGCGACGAATACCGAGGCCAGGCGCGCGTTGGAGCCTGCGGGGGCTCCAAGTGGGGCGGGACCGGCGGGATCGAACCTGGCGGAACCGGCCCTCTCGATCCGAAACGGCCGCCTGGCGTACGGCGGGCATCTGGTGTGGCGGGACGTCTCACTGGACGTGCCCCAGGGTGCGTTCGTGGCCATCGTCGGGCCAAACGGAGCGGGCAAGTCGTCCCTGCTGCAGGTGATGGCCGGGCTGCAGCGGCTCAGCGGCGGCGAGGTCCGGCTGCTCGGCAGGGAGATGCGGTCCTGGCGGCCCGCGGATCGCGTGCGGACGGTGTCTTTCTGCTTCCAGAATCCGGAGTACCAATTTATCTACGAGCGCGTCGCGGATGAATTGGCGAACCGGCCGGTGGGGGATGAGGTGCCGCCGGAGACAAGGCGGTTGCTCGAGGCGTTCGGGTTGGACGGATGCGCGAAGCAGAGCCCGTTCGGGTTGAGCCAGGGCCAGAAGCGGCGATTGAGCGTGGCGTCCATGCTGCGGGAGCCGCACGACGTGTACCTGCTCGACGAGCCGACGTTCGGGCAGGACGCGCGCACGCAGCAGGCCATCCTGGCCCGGTTGGCGGCGCTCCACCGCGAGGGGCGGACGGTGGTCATCACCACGCACGACCTGGACCTGGTCCGCCGGTATGCCACCCATGTGGCGGTGGTGGCGGACGGGGGCCTGTTGTACTGGGGGCCGCCCGCCGGGCTGTGGGAGCGCCCCGACGTGATGGCGAGGGCCCATTTGGTGGACGACGTGCGACCGCTGGAGGATGGCGATGCGGCGGCGCGGACAGTGCCGCAGGGAGGTGAGGTGCCTGCGGCCGTGTCCGGGCCAGCGACAACGCCCGCCGAACCGCGGCGCAAGGGGCTGGTGTACCGGCTTAATCCGCCGTGGCACCTGGTGACGTGCGTGATCGCCATCGCGATCGGCATCTTCGCGCACACCCTGCCCGAGGCTGTGGCGATGTTCCTGTGGCCGCTGGTGCTTCTGTTCGGCGCGGCCCGTTTGTCACCACGTCAGGTGATCGTGCGGCTGTCGCCGTTTCTCATCTTCTACGTGCTGTACGTGTGGACGCTGACGGCGTACGCCCGCGTGGAGCCGGGGACCAGGACCCTCGACTTTCTGTGGATGCACCTGAGCTACCCCGGATTCATCGCCGGGTTGGTGCTGGCGTTTCGTATGCTTGGCGCGGTGTGCTTCGGGGTGCTGTTCGTGACGGCGACGGATGTCACCGATCTGGTCGTCGGCCTGTCCCAGACGTTCCGCGTTCCTCCCAAGTTCGCCTACGGTACTCTGGCCGGAATCCGCTTCATGCCGCTGTTTCAATCGGAGTGGACGAAGCTCAAGCAGGCCCGGCAGCTGCGCGGCAAGGACGCTCGCTGGCGGGCGCTGCGGCCGGTGACGTATGCGCTGCCCTTGCTGGCGCAGGCGATCCGCATGAGCGAGCGGGTCGCGATCGCGATGGAAGCGCGAGGATTTCGGGGCGCGCCGGCGGATCGACCCGACGGCCGCACCTACTACCGCGTGGTGCCGGTGCGCGGCTTGGACTTCGTGTACCTGGCCGTGGTTTGTGGGATTTCGATCACGCTGTTGTGGTGCTTCTAG